From the Montipora capricornis isolate CH-2021 chromosome 2, ASM3666992v2, whole genome shotgun sequence genome, one window contains:
- the LOC138037238 gene encoding transmembrane protease serine 9-like → MFRLVTLGVFGLLFPCVFCQGCGKRPALSRVVNGEDASPHSWPWQVSLRKDGYHICGGSLIRPNWIVTAAHCVHKDPNPMMYRVVVGAHRRLGIAAVEQHFRVKAINEHSGFNNENLKHDIAVIELKGSAKISDKVSTVCLPTKRPKPGTKCYVTGWGLLYGKGPVADTLQQGELPIVSDEECARKYTRYESHTHLCAGKGTSSSSVACHGDSGGPLVCEMGGSWYLHGAVSFGKKNCPSTHYTVFARITSYLSWIMEKIGDDAIGGEITSTQGTPPSRTPPAPDTSPTPTDSGCKDEKPSYCAKYKRFCSYVQSFKKDCPKTCNICVEFQKMITLVSFLFLSFGILLSDGCGKRPFSARVVNGVNAAPHSWPWQVSLRRNGKYHTCGGSLIRPDWVVTAAHCVYRNLNPSGYTVVVGAHRRKGITDVQQTLNVKSVHVHSGFSIKHLKHDIALLQLDPPADLSDKITTICLPQKAPELNSKCYITGWGKVSGWGPSADQLKQAKLSLRSDKECKEKYSSAYDGRIHLCAGEGHVGASGGCQGDSGGPLACEFGNTWYLHGAVSFGMTRCTTAYYTVFTRITNYIAWIFEKIGEDGSGVHTSAPLPLTPVESTPSEMTEPPQPTGDPGCKDKLSHCEGNEYFCNLMPSFKRDCPKTCKSFLPYSQLSISQLSSVNIVLKESCYHETSQPWLRGIRIFERKRHEFDSKLKRNSLDLGG, encoded by the exons ATGTTCCGGCTTGTAACGTTGGGAGTCTTTGGTCTCTTATTTCCCTGCGTATTTTGTCAAG GTTGTGGTAAGCGACCAGCCCTTTCTCGTGTAGTGAACGGCGAGGACGCCTCTCCGCATTCGTGGCCTTGGCAGGTATCCCTTCGTAAAGATGGCTACCATATATGCGGTGGATCACTTATCAGGCCTAACTGGATCGTGACAGCTGCTCACTGTGTACACAAAGACCCAAATCCCATGATGTACAGGGTAGTTGTTG GTGCTCACAGAAGGCTAGGAATAGCTGCGGTGGAGCAGCACTTTCGAGTCAAGGCAATCAACGAGCACAGCGGTTTTAACAATGAGAATTTGAAACACGATATTGCCGTCATAGAACTTAAAGGGTCGGCAAAAATAAGTGATAAAGTGTCCACAGTTTGTCTTCCAACGAAACGACCAAAGCCCGGAACCAAATGCTACGTGACAg GTTGGGGACTACTTTATGGCAAGGGGCCAGTAGCAGACACGCTTCAACAAGGAGAGCTACCAATAGTGTCCGATGAAGAGTGTGCTAGAAAGTACACTCGCTATGAAAGTCACACTCACCTTTGCGCAGGGAAGGGAACTTCAAGTAGCTCCGTAGCCTGCCATGGAGACAGTGGCGGGCCCCTCGTTTGTGAGATGGGTGGTTCTTGGTATCTTCACGGTGCCGTGAGTTTTGGTAAAAAGAACTGCCCAAGCACTCACTACACTGTGTTTGCACGCATAACGAGCTACCTCTCTTGGATAATGGAAAAAATAG GAGATGATGCAATTGGTGGAGAAATCACTTCAACTCAAGGAACCCCTCCTTCAAGAACGCCACCAGCGCCAGATACATCACCCACACCTACTGACTCGG GTTGCAAAGACGAAAAACCGTCGTACTGTGCAAAATACAAACGGTTTTGCAGTTATGTTCAGAGCTTTAAGAAAGATTGCCCCAAAACATGTAATATCT GTGTGGAATTTCAAAAAATGATCACTCTTGtcagctttctttttctttcatttggtATTTTACTTTCCGATG GTTGCGGAAAGCGGCCGTTTTCCGCTCGTGTGGTCAACGGTGTTAACGCTGCTCCACACTCGTGGCCTTGGCAAGTTTCTCTTCGTAGAAACGGCAAGTATCACACTTGCGGTGGATCTCTAATCAGACCTGACTGGGTTGTGACAGCAGCACATTGTGTCTACAGAAACCTTAATCCCAGTGGATACACAGTCGTGGTCG GTGCTCATAGAAGAAAAGGAATTACAGACGTGCAGCAAACGCTTAATGTAAAATCAGTGCATGTTCACAGTGGCTTCAGCATAAAGCACTTAAAGCACGACATAGCGCTCCTACAGTTGGATCCTCCAGCAGATCTAAGTGATAAAATCACTACGATTTGTCTGCCTCAGAAAGCACCTGAATTGAACTCTAAATGCTACATTACAG GGTGGGGTAAGGTGTCCGGTTGGGGGCCTTCCGCTGATCAACTCAAACAAGCAAAGCTTTCTCTGCGATCCGACAAGGAATGCAAAGAGAAGTACAGCAGTGCGTATGACGGGCGTATTCACTTGTGTGCCGGAGAGGGCCATGTGGGTGCGTCCGGTGGTTGTCAAGGCGACAGTGGTGGACCTTTGGCTTGTGAATTTGGAAATACCTGGTACCTGCATGGAGCTGTTAGCTTTGGTATGACCAGGTGTACTACTGCCTATTATACCGTGTTTACAAGAATCACAAACTACATCGCATGGATTTTCGAGAAAATAG GTGAAGACGGAAGTGGAGTGCACACATCGGCACCTTTACCTCTTACACCAGTCGAATCTACACCGTCAGAGATGACAGAGCCACCTCAGCCAACTGGAGATCCTG GTTGCAAGGACAAGCTATCTCATTGTGAGGGCAATGAGTATTTCTGCAACTTGATGCCGAGCTTCAAGAGGGATTGCCCTAAGACATGCAAATCTT TCTTACCGTACTCACAGTTATCAATATCGCAATTATCATCGGTCAATATAGTATTAAAGGAGTCGTGTTACCATGAAACCAGCCAACCATg GTTGAGAGGTATCAGAATATTTGAAAGGAAACGCCACGAGTTTGACTCTAAATTGAAGCGTAATTCTCTCGATCTTGGTGGATAG
- the LOC138037239 gene encoding chymotrypsinogen B-like, which produces MAPSLPTLTMIEKRYEIVLFIHLQNLSPRRVKKENKHFLKICTGCGKRPSSSRVINGDNATPHSWPWQISLRVSGHYGSKHFCGGSLIRPNWVVTAAHCVYKDTDPSGYTVVVGAHRRTGTTDVQQTFNVNTLIVHEQFETRALRNDIALLKLDRPVQLSEKVATVCLPDKKPDRSANCYITGWGRIKEGRPADALQQAKMPITPHEECKKKYRKGYDRQVHLCAGEGREGSTGGCQGDSGIPFVCQTGNTWHLHGIVSFGERWCSTVYYTIFTRITTYVSWIQSKIGI; this is translated from the exons ATGGCACCCAGTCTTCCAACGCTAACCATGATTGAGAAACGTTACGAAATAGTCTTGTTTATTCATCTGCAAAATTTGTCTCCTCGACGTGTAAAGAAAGAGAATAaacactttttgaaaatttgtacAG GGTGTGGCAAAAGACCGTCCTCCTCTCGGGTGATTAACGGCGACAATGCTACACCACACTCATGGCCTTGGCAGATTTCGCTCCGTGTGAGTGGACATTATGGCAGTAAGCACTTCTGTGGTGGATCACTGATAAGACCTAATTGGGTAGTGACCGCTGCCCACTGCGTGTACAAAGACACGGACCCTAGTGGATACACGGTAGTAGTCG gGGCTCACAGAAGGACAGGGACAACGGATGTTCAGCAGACTTTTAACGTGAACACTCTCATCGTTCATGAACAATTTGAAACGCGAGCCTTAAGAAATGACATTGCTCTACTAAAACTGGATCGCCCAGTCCAGTTGAGTGAAAAAGTGGCTACCGTGTGCTTGCCTGATAAAAAACCGGATCGTAGCGCAAACTGTTATATAACGG GTTGGGGTCGCATTAAAGAAGGCCGACCTGCTGATGCTCTCCAACAAGCCAAGATGCCCATTACACCCCACGAAGAATGCAAGAAAAAGTACAGGAAGGGTTATGACAGACAGGTTCACTTGTGCGCTGGTGAGGGTCGGGAGGGCTCAACCGGTGGATGCCAGGGTGATAGTGGAATCCCTTTTGTATGCCAAACGGGAAACACATGGCACCTACATGGAATAGTCAGCTTTGGAGAGCGATGGTGCTCAACAGTATATTATACGATTTTTACGAGGATCACCACTTATGTTTCATGGATTCAAAGCAAAATAGGTATATGA